One window from the genome of Oryctolagus cuniculus chromosome 1, mOryCun1.1, whole genome shotgun sequence encodes:
- the SLC31A1 gene encoding high affinity copper uptake protein 1: MNHSHHMGHMTTTASHSHGGGDGSMMMMMPMTFYFGFKNVELLFSGLVINTAGEMAGAFVAVFLLAMFYEGLKIARESLLRKSQVSIRYNSMPVPGPNGTILMETHKTVGQQMLSFPHLLQTVLHIIQVVISYFLMLIFMTYNGYLCIAVAAGAGTGYFLFSWKKAVVVDITEHCH; encoded by the exons ATGAATCATTCCCACCATATGGGCCACATGACCACCACAGCCTCACACTCCCATGGCGGAGGAGACGGCagcatgatgatgatgatg CCTATGACGTTCTACTTTGGCTTTAAGAATGTGGAACTGTTGTTTTCTGGTTTGGTGATCAATACAGCTGGAG AAATGGCTGGAGCTTTTGTGGCAGTGTTTCTACTAGCAATGTTCTATGAGGGACTCAAGATAGCCCGAGAGAGCCTGCTACGGAAGTCACAAGTCAGCATTCGCTACAATTCCATGCCTGTGCCAGGACCAAATGGAACCATCCTTATGGAGACACATAAAACTGTTGG GCAGCAGATGCTAAGCTTTCCTCACCTCCTGCAAACAGTGCTGCATATCATCCAGGTGGTCATCAGCTACTTCCTCATGCTCATCTTCATGACCTACAACGGGTACCTCTGTATTGCCGTAGCAGCCGGGGCCGGGACAGGATACTTTCTCTTCAGCTGGAAGAAAGCAGTGGTAGTGGACATCACAGAGCATTGTCATTAA